A region of Lepus europaeus isolate LE1 chromosome 2, mLepTim1.pri, whole genome shotgun sequence DNA encodes the following proteins:
- the LOC133751225 gene encoding basic proline-rich protein-like codes for MPASGTRHQRRDPSPDHTLTSPHLAPASQPLEPGPSLSLTSSAEGRDVSRPPAAGGAGKQIAPPWSRLPASRTPARSPRPSCGPGGGVTALRPEGPGLEHPPGGGQGGRILARTAGRPRSPPLPEPRPNPRGLAALLAGVHSAAPAPRDHGYLGLGLRAGPQGSMATDEVPGESNVPKRMPRKGSLRLHCTRPDLPGPPLHLPQLPLNSENAQRPPARLLRARPRAQPSPSRRHHAPTGADPARPALSRALTSPPHKPAAAAPRSARARVGV; via the exons ATGCCGGCGTCGGGAACTCGCCACCAGCGCCGCGACCCCAGCCCCGATCACACGCTCACAAGCCCACACCtcgccccagcctcccagcccctggagccGGGACCCAGCTTGTCCCTGACAAGCTCTGCAGAGGGCAGGGATGTCAGCAGGCCGCCGGCAGCTGGCG GCGCTGGTAAGCAGATCGCTCCCCCATGGAGCCGACTCCCGGCGTCCCGGACGCCCGCccgcagcccccgcccctcctgcGGCCCCGGCGGCGGCGTCACTGCCCTGCGTCCTGAGGGGCCGGGCCTCGAGCATCCtccaggaggagggcagggcggcCGCATCCTGGCCCGCACCGCAGGGCGGCCGCGCTCGCCGCCTCTCCCGGAGCCCCGCCCCAACCCGCGGGGCCTCGCCGCGCTGCTGGCGGGGGTCCACTCCGCCGCCCCGGCGCCCCGGGACCACGGCTACCTCGGCCTTGGCCTGCGCGCGGGACCCCAGGGTTCCATGGCCACCGACGAGGTTCCTGGCGAATCGAATGTTCCCAAACGAATGCCCAGGAAGGGAAGCCTCCGTCTCCACTGCACCAGACCCGACCTTCCAGGCCCACCCCTCCACCTGCCGCAGCTTCCCCTGAACTCCGAGAACGCGCAGCGCCCACCTGCCCGGCTCCTCCGCGCGCGTCCCCGAGCCCAGCCCTCGCCCAGCCGCCGCCACCACGCTCCCACGGGAGCAGAcccggcccgccccgccctcAGCAGGGCCTTGACATCTCCGCCCCACAAACCGGCCGCAGCTGCGCCACGGAGCGCGCGGGCCAGGGTCGGGGTCTGA